Proteins encoded in a region of the Flavobacteriaceae bacterium HL-DH10 genome:
- a CDS encoding SOS response-associated peptidase, producing the protein MCFHTSTLHKTKKLEEHFKVNLSSDNIRPIFDKPNYHLNGFGHPNMLVIPQEKSDVLAPGVWGIVPSNKASNEIKDYYKEAVKFGGGLNAQSEKLFNHFLYRESAMSKRCIIPVSGFFEPHEHLKKKYPFYISQKEKEPLALAGIYSVIDTYITFTILTKEASPMFAKIHNLKKRQPVILDDDVIDNWLSSELTQDDIRELVNGNYPESKLDAYTVSKDLFSPKVDSNIESIISKIDYQELSNLSL; encoded by the coding sequence ATGTGCTTTCATACCAGTACTCTTCATAAGACAAAAAAGCTTGAAGAACATTTTAAAGTGAATTTAAGCTCTGATAATATCCGCCCAATATTTGATAAGCCAAATTATCATTTAAACGGATTTGGACATCCTAATATGTTAGTAATTCCACAAGAGAAATCAGATGTATTAGCTCCAGGAGTTTGGGGTATTGTACCTTCAAATAAAGCCTCAAATGAAATTAAAGACTATTATAAAGAGGCTGTAAAATTTGGTGGAGGTCTTAATGCTCAATCAGAAAAGTTATTTAATCATTTTTTATACCGAGAATCAGCAATGTCTAAACGTTGTATAATACCTGTTTCAGGTTTTTTTGAACCTCATGAACATTTGAAGAAAAAATATCCTTTTTACATATCCCAAAAAGAGAAAGAACCTTTAGCGTTAGCAGGTATTTATTCTGTCATTGATACCTATATTACTTTTACAATTTTAACTAAAGAAGCATCTCCTATGTTTGCTAAAATTCATAATTTAAAGAAGCGGCAACCAGTGATTTTAGATGATGATGTCATTGATAATTGGTTGTCTTCGGAATTAACACAAGATGATATAAGAGAACTTGTGAATGGTAATTATCCAGAATCTAAACTAGACGCTTACACTGTAAGTAAAGATTTATTCAGCCCTAAAGTTGATAGTAATATTGAAAGTATTATCAGCAAAATTGATTATCAAGAGTTGAGCAATTTATCTCTTTAG
- a CDS encoding conjugal transfer protein, with protein MSKKTILILVMAIFFSFKISAQGMPVYDNTNFISLAKSLIESAKQTSQLLKTVEFLKTQKDNIEKVNNVIRQLKAVRELSQNNQKLFNVVRNDLRDILNSPYIKPEEVTRISDSFNSIIESSLEDLDFIEQILSNDFLKMTDAERADVLTKKEEASKEMVAEITKKTERYRDIISFRKMQDKINNRETNY; from the coding sequence ATGAGCAAAAAAACAATCTTAATTCTAGTAATGGCAATCTTCTTTAGCTTCAAAATAAGCGCTCAAGGTATGCCGGTTTATGACAATACGAATTTTATAAGTCTTGCCAAATCGCTTATTGAATCGGCAAAACAAACGTCTCAATTATTAAAAACAGTGGAGTTTTTAAAGACACAGAAAGATAATATTGAGAAAGTAAACAATGTCATTCGACAATTGAAAGCAGTTAGAGAATTGTCCCAAAACAATCAAAAGCTTTTTAATGTAGTTAGAAATGATTTACGAGATATTCTAAACTCGCCTTATATCAAGCCTGAAGAAGTTACCCGAATTTCAGATTCGTTCAACTCTATTATTGAAAGCTCATTGGAAGATCTTGATTTTATAGAGCAAATACTATCAAATGATTTTTTGAAAATGACTGATGCCGAACGTGCCGATGTTCTAACTAAAAAAGAAGAAGCATCAAAAGAAATGGTAGCCGAAATCACAAAGAAAACGGAGCGCTACAGAGATATTATTTCTTTCAGAAAAATGCAGGATAAAATAAATAATCGAGAAACAAACTATTAA
- the dnaE gene encoding DNA polymerase III subunit alpha → MYLNCHTYYSLRYGTFSEVELLQLAKENEISTLALTDINNTSACLNFIRKSEEFNIKPVIGIDFRNGTKQLYVGLAKNNQGFQELNTFLSHHSHNKIPLPDIAPTLYNAYVIYPLERVMQLEKKTFQENEFIGISIEEIKKIPFSIYKSYIDKLVIQQQVTIRNKRDFNAHRLLRAIDNNTLLSKLQKIEECREHDKMIPFEDLKHKFSEFPFIITNSEELLNSCVIDFNFGEHRISQNQSLYLNTEEEDYQLLKKLCEDNLHKRYSKPDKKVRIRLETELKTIRQMNFVSYFLINYDIVSYSKRMEYVHVGRGSGANSIVAYIIGITDVDPIELDLYFERFINPFRASPPDFDIDFSWKEREDVTDYIFKRFKNVALLATYNTFKYRAVVRELGKVFGLPKEEIDKLSSGSYNVKTLDDISQLVLKYGELIKGFPNHLSVHSCGVLILEKPIHYYSATDLPPKGFPTVQFDMIIAEDVGVFKFDILGQRGLAKIKEAIEIIKYNRPELPPIDITQVESFKKDPNINNLLKQGKAIGAYYVESPAMRGLMRKLQTQDYLGLVAASSIIRPGVSSSGMKNEFIIRQRQPEKRKDANPILLEIMPETYGIMVYQEDVLKVANKFAGLDLGEADVLRRGMSGKFRSRAEFAAVEEKFINNCKAKGYSDELTFEVWNQIKSFAGYAFAKGHSASYAVESYQSLYLKCYFPLEFMVAVLNNGGGFYSAEHYIHETKMCGGIVEAPCINKSDHPNIIIGKVIYLGFGYLKSLEVLTVKRILTERQFNGAFMSLDDFIDRVVISIEQLTILIRIDAFRFTKQSKTELLWQAIFKLNTSKAKTTQSKLFKPNHKQFKLPSLKTTWIEDAYDQMELLGFPLCNYFEMINDELIENIKAKDMEKYINKTVVLYGVLVNTRFHKGSNEKLMRFCTFTDKEGDYFDTVHFSQVVDKYPINGFGVYACCGKIVEEFDFCSLDIIWTKKLSLLQDPRSLN, encoded by the coding sequence ATGTATTTAAATTGTCACACATATTATTCCTTGCGATATGGTACATTTTCAGAAGTTGAATTATTACAGCTCGCCAAAGAGAATGAAATAAGCACTTTAGCTTTAACGGATATTAATAATACATCGGCATGCCTTAATTTCATTCGTAAATCAGAGGAATTTAATATTAAACCAGTTATTGGTATTGACTTTAGAAATGGTACTAAACAGTTATATGTTGGGTTGGCAAAAAACAATCAAGGTTTTCAAGAATTGAATACTTTTTTATCGCATCACTCACACAATAAAATACCACTTCCCGATATAGCACCTACTTTATATAATGCCTATGTTATTTATCCATTAGAGCGTGTTATGCAATTAGAGAAAAAAACATTTCAGGAGAATGAGTTTATTGGTATTTCAATAGAAGAAATTAAAAAAATACCGTTTTCTATTTACAAATCATATATAGATAAATTAGTCATCCAGCAACAGGTTACTATTAGGAATAAACGAGATTTTAATGCACATAGATTATTAAGAGCTATTGATAATAATACACTTTTAAGTAAGCTGCAAAAGATAGAAGAGTGTCGTGAACATGATAAAATGATTCCTTTTGAAGATTTAAAACATAAATTTTCAGAGTTTCCTTTTATAATCACTAATTCAGAAGAACTCCTTAATAGTTGTGTTATTGATTTTAATTTTGGCGAACACAGAATCTCTCAAAATCAATCCCTTTATTTAAATACAGAAGAAGAAGATTATCAGTTATTAAAGAAACTTTGCGAAGACAATCTGCACAAACGCTATAGTAAACCGGACAAAAAGGTAAGAATACGTTTAGAAACGGAACTAAAAACGATTCGACAGATGAATTTTGTGTCTTATTTTTTAATCAATTATGACATTGTTTCTTATTCTAAAAGAATGGAATATGTGCATGTTGGTAGGGGTAGTGGGGCAAATAGTATTGTAGCCTATATTATTGGTATTACAGATGTAGACCCCATAGAGTTAGATTTGTATTTCGAGCGTTTTATAAACCCTTTTAGAGCGTCACCACCAGATTTTGATATTGATTTCTCGTGGAAAGAACGTGAGGATGTTACCGATTATATTTTTAAACGATTTAAAAACGTAGCACTTTTAGCAACCTATAATACCTTTAAGTATAGGGCAGTAGTCCGTGAATTGGGTAAAGTATTTGGATTACCAAAAGAGGAAATAGATAAACTAAGTTCAGGCAGTTATAATGTTAAGACTTTGGACGACATATCACAATTGGTTTTAAAGTATGGTGAGCTTATAAAAGGGTTTCCAAATCATTTAAGTGTGCATTCTTGTGGTGTGTTAATTTTAGAAAAGCCTATACATTACTATTCAGCTACCGACTTGCCACCTAAAGGATTTCCAACAGTTCAGTTTGATATGATTATTGCAGAAGATGTAGGAGTTTTTAAGTTTGATATTTTGGGTCAGCGTGGATTGGCTAAGATTAAAGAAGCTATAGAAATTATAAAATACAATCGACCTGAATTGCCACCAATTGATATTACACAAGTAGAAAGCTTTAAAAAAGACCCTAATATCAATAACTTATTGAAGCAAGGCAAAGCCATTGGAGCTTATTATGTGGAATCTCCAGCAATGCGTGGTTTAATGAGAAAACTACAAACACAGGATTATTTGGGATTGGTAGCTGCCAGTTCTATTATAAGACCAGGTGTTTCTAGTTCGGGAATGAAAAATGAATTTATAATAAGACAACGACAACCTGAAAAGCGAAAAGATGCCAATCCCATTTTGCTGGAGATAATGCCAGAGACCTATGGTATTATGGTATATCAAGAAGATGTGCTTAAAGTAGCCAATAAGTTTGCTGGACTCGATTTAGGTGAAGCAGATGTGCTACGACGAGGAATGAGTGGGAAATTTAGATCACGAGCTGAATTTGCAGCGGTGGAAGAAAAGTTTATTAATAATTGTAAAGCCAAAGGATATTCTGATGAACTGACTTTTGAAGTCTGGAATCAAATAAAAAGCTTTGCAGGTTATGCTTTTGCTAAAGGACATTCGGCTTCATATGCTGTCGAGAGCTACCAAAGTTTATATTTAAAATGTTATTTCCCTTTGGAATTTATGGTGGCAGTACTTAATAATGGAGGAGGGTTTTATAGTGCTGAACATTATATACATGAAACAAAAATGTGTGGTGGTATTGTTGAGGCTCCATGTATCAATAAAAGTGACCATCCCAATATCATAATAGGTAAGGTTATTTATTTGGGCTTTGGATATTTGAAAAGTTTGGAAGTATTAACCGTAAAAAGAATATTAACAGAAAGGCAGTTTAATGGCGCATTTATGTCTTTAGATGATTTTATTGATAGAGTTGTTATCAGCATTGAGCAATTAACCATCTTGATTAGAATAGATGCCTTTCGATTTACAAAACAATCTAAAACCGAATTATTATGGCAAGCTATATTTAAGCTAAATACCAGTAAGGCAAAAACTACACAATCAAAATTATTTAAACCAAACCATAAACAATTTAAGTTACCAAGTTTAAAAACAACTTGGATTGAAGATGCTTATGACCAAATGGAATTATTAGGTTTTCCTCTTTGTAATTATTTTGAAATGATAAATGATGAACTCATTGAGAACATTAAAGCAAAAGACATGGAAAAGTATATAAACAAAACAGTAGTGCTTTATGGTGTCCTTGTAAATACAAGATTTCATAAAGGTTCTAATGAAAAATTAATGCGTTTTTGCACTTTTACGGATAAGGAAGGGGATTATTTTGATACGGTTCATTTTTCACAAGTCGTAGATAAATACCCAATAAATGGTTTTGGAGTTTATGCGTGTTGTGGTAAGATAGTTGAAGAGTTTGATTTTTGTAGCTTAGATATAATATGGACTAAAAAGCTATCACTATTACAAGACCCAAGAAGTTTAAATTAA
- a CDS encoding TraG family conjugative transposon ATPase, translating to MNKINLLSYYPIVDIQEHVVFANNGNVVLCFKGSLPEIYSLSEKDFEDIHGAWFQAIKSLPTGCVVHKQDVYLKKKYTSEQLPNKSFLEKATHQHFKGREFMEHQCYLFFILTKNNALNNSKYVNPFRKVSKSIVQEMDDTISSFIGSVSDSVSFINNSRKMTFTPMDAVGIHALTNNFFNGFNHGFDTDILLEKNSTNIGEHYFDVLSVNSELCFGESVQTSKTNEKFTSDDFVFHQGFIDGMGLTLNENHIVNQIIYLDDKQKWRKQLDKKVEELNKSSNFGSQNKVVLKKIQHILDQINADDKARVIRGHLNIIYWDKKPENLERIASKIKTEFKELDIIPYYPRGEERKNYILNSYFCFSSNFSNDDLYVTDLKHALCLLINNSNYKSDKTGIIFNDREHNIPVLKDVWDEQKKRIKARNFAIFAPTGEGKSFLANNILRQYFESGVRLVVIDLGGSYTKFAKLYPKQYTVLRYESGKNLGINPFYIGNIEDLTPERLEDLSVFLFELFASDLKVTKAQSVSVKKILRHYYHQISEDFSLNSFYEFIETNKDSLLEQLKIHEDYFNITNFLHIMSEYVGDGLYSFLFEVSEDQTYKIEDKRLIVFELDEVKDNKEILSVMLKLIKSAIQRTIWKNRAEKGIILFDEFAKQLKFENVLESVEFYYQAIRKQNGAIGIILQSINQLPNNSTSASILENTQVIYSLNNEKGYHELQNRLNLSSHDLNQLKSIKNNLTGPRKYTEMFIKIGKESNIFRLEVPKQVYAAYLTDGKENEDIMQLYEKHQNMEKAITEYTS from the coding sequence ATGAATAAAATAAATCTGCTGTCCTATTATCCCATTGTAGATATTCAAGAGCATGTTGTTTTTGCTAATAATGGCAATGTTGTTTTATGCTTTAAAGGCTCGTTACCAGAAATTTATTCGCTTTCAGAAAAAGATTTTGAAGATATCCATGGTGCCTGGTTTCAAGCCATTAAATCACTTCCAACCGGATGTGTGGTTCATAAACAAGATGTTTACTTAAAAAAGAAATATACTTCTGAGCAATTACCCAACAAAAGCTTTTTGGAAAAAGCAACACATCAGCATTTTAAAGGTCGTGAATTTATGGAGCATCAGTGCTACTTGTTTTTCATTCTAACCAAGAACAACGCTCTTAATAATAGTAAATATGTAAATCCTTTTAGAAAAGTATCAAAAAGTATTGTTCAAGAAATGGATGATACCATAAGCTCTTTTATAGGCTCGGTTAGTGATTCTGTTTCTTTCATAAACAACAGCAGAAAAATGACTTTTACTCCCATGGATGCCGTTGGCATTCACGCATTAACAAATAACTTTTTTAACGGTTTTAATCATGGTTTTGATACTGACATTCTTTTGGAAAAAAATAGCACCAATATTGGAGAGCATTATTTTGACGTACTTTCAGTCAATAGCGAATTATGTTTCGGGGAAAGTGTCCAAACTAGCAAAACGAATGAAAAGTTTACTTCAGACGATTTTGTGTTTCATCAAGGGTTTATAGACGGTATGGGTTTAACACTGAATGAAAACCATATTGTGAACCAAATTATCTATTTAGATGATAAACAAAAATGGCGCAAACAGTTAGACAAGAAAGTTGAAGAACTAAACAAGAGTTCCAATTTTGGTTCGCAGAATAAAGTGGTGCTGAAAAAAATTCAGCATATACTCGACCAAATTAATGCAGATGATAAAGCACGGGTTATTCGTGGTCATCTCAATATTATCTATTGGGACAAAAAACCAGAAAATTTAGAACGTATTGCTTCTAAAATCAAGACTGAGTTTAAGGAATTGGATATCATTCCATATTATCCTCGTGGTGAAGAACGTAAAAATTATATTCTAAATAGTTATTTCTGTTTCTCATCCAATTTCTCAAATGATGATTTATATGTGACTGATTTAAAACACGCTTTGTGTTTATTAATCAACAATAGCAATTATAAATCTGATAAAACGGGTATCATTTTTAACGATAGAGAACATAACATTCCTGTTTTAAAGGATGTTTGGGATGAACAAAAGAAACGCATTAAAGCTAGAAACTTTGCCATTTTCGCACCTACTGGGGAAGGAAAATCCTTTTTAGCTAACAATATTCTGCGTCAATATTTTGAAAGTGGTGTACGCTTAGTGGTTATAGATTTGGGCGGTTCTTACACCAAATTTGCAAAGCTATACCCCAAGCAATACACGGTTTTACGTTATGAAAGCGGCAAAAATTTAGGCATCAACCCATTTTATATTGGTAATATAGAAGATCTTACTCCGGAACGTCTAGAAGATTTATCGGTGTTCCTGTTTGAATTATTTGCTTCTGATTTAAAAGTCACAAAAGCACAATCTGTTTCGGTAAAGAAAATATTGCGCCATTACTACCACCAAATATCGGAAGACTTTTCACTAAATAGTTTTTATGAGTTTATTGAAACGAATAAAGACAGCCTTTTAGAGCAATTAAAAATCCATGAGGACTATTTCAACATTACCAACTTTCTGCACATTATGTCTGAATATGTCGGTGATGGCTTGTACAGTTTCCTTTTTGAAGTGAGCGAAGACCAAACCTATAAAATTGAAGACAAACGTTTGATTGTTTTTGAGCTGGATGAAGTTAAGGACAATAAAGAGATCTTGTCCGTTATGTTGAAACTCATAAAATCTGCCATACAGCGTACCATTTGGAAAAATAGAGCTGAAAAAGGCATCATCTTATTTGATGAATTTGCAAAGCAACTCAAATTTGAAAACGTACTGGAAAGTGTGGAGTTTTATTATCAAGCTATTAGAAAACAAAATGGTGCTATTGGCATCATTCTGCAATCCATCAACCAATTGCCCAATAATTCGACATCTGCAAGTATCCTTGAAAACACTCAGGTTATTTACAGCCTAAATAATGAAAAAGGTTACCATGAACTTCAAAACCGATTGAATCTCTCCAGCCATGATTTAAATCAATTAAAGTCCATTAAGAACAACTTAACTGGACCACGAAAATATACTGAAATGTTTATCAAAATTGGCAAAGAGAGCAACATTTTCAGGTTGGAAGTTCCTAAACAAGTCTATGCCGCTTACCTGACTGATGGTAAAGAAAATGAAGACATCATGCAACTCTATGAAAAACATCAAAACATGGAAAAAGCAATCACTGAATACACATCTTAA
- a CDS encoding N-acetylmuramoyl-L-alanine amidase, which produces MEGKKIVVIDPGHGGTDSGAIGLNGIMEKDIVLSIAKEMVRLNKNTKSDFEIYLTRYKDTLISLSDRTRLAKTLKADLFISLHCNQSENPNARGVEVYVNAIGGNFLRESIQLAYVLQNQMKIKLGFESRGVKYGDFQVLREVTNHCPTVLVEFGFLSNWDEEKYFIRNDRLEIVALIMQELFKKEEL; this is translated from the coding sequence ATGGAAGGCAAAAAAATTGTGGTTATTGATCCTGGGCATGGTGGAACCGATTCTGGAGCTATTGGACTAAATGGAATAATGGAAAAGGATATTGTGTTAAGTATTGCAAAGGAGATGGTTCGATTAAATAAAAATACCAAAAGTGATTTTGAAATCTATTTAACACGCTATAAAGACACATTAATTTCGTTATCGGACAGAACACGATTAGCAAAAACACTAAAAGCAGATTTATTTATTTCGTTGCATTGTAATCAGTCTGAAAATCCAAACGCTAGGGGTGTAGAAGTTTATGTGAATGCTATAGGTGGTAATTTTTTAAGGGAGTCTATTCAGTTAGCATATGTACTACAAAACCAAATGAAAATTAAGCTTGGTTTTGAAAGTAGAGGGGTGAAGTACGGAGATTTTCAGGTTTTGCGGGAAGTAACTAATCATTGTCCGACTGTATTGGTGGAATTTGGGTTTTTGAGCAATTGGGATGAAGAAAAATATTTCATTAGAAACGATAGACTTGAAATAGTAGCATTGATTATGCAAGAATTATTTAAAAAAGAGGAACTATGA
- a CDS encoding conjugal transfer protein TraK, translating into MKTSYKNIYTILNINRFIVVSVVLFALGSSTFSGWIVYDIHKKALNNAFAINTDGTVIPLKWVTQKENFQVEALAHLELFHTYFYNIDASNYEKNLKKALWLGNSSVDNLYRQKKADGVYNRLLQYSLIQKVLSIESQLDIQTEPYQFKTTTVFEINRGTIVDTYELVSTGNLLVVDRNYPNNTHGLLITNYFENTLKKVQNGHQ; encoded by the coding sequence ATGAAAACATCATACAAAAACATATATACTATTTTGAACATCAATCGATTCATTGTTGTTTCTGTTGTTTTATTTGCATTAGGTTCTAGTACTTTTTCAGGATGGATCGTTTATGATATTCATAAAAAAGCACTCAATAACGCCTTTGCAATCAACACAGATGGCACCGTTATCCCTTTAAAATGGGTCACTCAAAAAGAAAATTTTCAAGTGGAAGCTTTAGCGCACTTAGAATTATTTCATACTTACTTCTACAACATTGATGCTAGTAATTATGAAAAGAATTTGAAAAAAGCTTTATGGCTTGGAAATAGTTCTGTCGATAATCTCTATCGTCAAAAAAAAGCAGATGGGGTTTATAATCGTTTACTGCAATATTCATTAATACAAAAAGTATTGAGTATTGAATCGCAGCTAGATATTCAAACTGAACCTTATCAATTTAAAACAACAACTGTTTTTGAAATAAACCGGGGAACTATTGTTGATACTTACGAGCTGGTTTCAACGGGAAACTTGTTGGTTGTTGATCGTAACTACCCTAACAATACTCACGGCTTGTTAATTACAAATTACTTTGAAAACACTTTAAAAAAGGTCCAAAATGGACACCAATAA
- a CDS encoding DUF4138 domain-containing protein, whose translation MKKHLILFSFILVSTFVKAQPKTVIDTIYANDHKNVALFFPNPIRQGITGSENFVFTYNRDKEQYFGLLQATPGKESNLLIINNNGSIFSYIVRYKEQIETLNYFMPDSTSIGNEKPFTGAADNENKPIELFDFKTNYYERFCSYLVKRRQLIGKFKKRHDGIILKIENIVFDKDELYFVMTIENKSSLDYDVNFLNLNIQTRQKGKKKSLQSLYLKPVFEYNVPLKIKENQTAKLVYVVPKFSISDERKVILELNEKNGERNIKLIILDKIINNPN comes from the coding sequence ATGAAAAAGCACTTAATATTATTCAGTTTTATTTTGGTCTCTACATTTGTAAAAGCACAACCAAAAACAGTTATAGATACCATTTATGCTAATGACCATAAAAATGTTGCCTTATTCTTCCCTAACCCAATCCGTCAAGGCATTACGGGTTCAGAAAATTTCGTTTTTACTTATAACAGAGACAAAGAACAGTATTTTGGATTGCTCCAAGCAACACCAGGGAAAGAAAGCAATTTACTGATAATCAACAATAATGGTTCAATTTTTTCGTATATTGTAAGGTATAAAGAGCAAATTGAAACTTTGAATTATTTCATGCCAGATTCGACATCTATTGGTAATGAAAAACCATTTACCGGGGCAGCTGATAACGAAAATAAACCGATTGAGCTCTTTGACTTTAAAACCAATTATTATGAGCGCTTTTGTTCTTATCTGGTTAAAAGAAGACAACTCATTGGTAAGTTTAAAAAACGACATGATGGTATTATTCTGAAGATTGAAAATATCGTTTTTGACAAAGACGAATTATATTTTGTAATGACTATTGAAAATAAATCGTCTTTGGATTATGATGTGAATTTCTTGAACCTGAATATTCAAACACGCCAAAAAGGAAAGAAAAAATCATTACAAAGTCTTTATTTAAAACCTGTTTTTGAATATAATGTTCCATTAAAAATTAAAGAAAACCAAACTGCAAAGTTGGTATATGTAGTTCCAAAGTTTTCTATAAGTGATGAACGAAAGGTCATTTTAGAACTCAATGAAAAAAATGGAGAGCGCAATATAAAACTTATCATATTAGATAAAATCATTAATAACCCAAATTAA
- the traM gene encoding conjugative transposon protein TraM, whose product MKIEKNKIVFGSVLAVILIFLISYSVLLMGDDEKQNDNLKQTQVPELEQEQENYTSKLKAIDDLKEVRETNAPSIYDEKLIDSLGFYDPDLLEKDKIRIVDSIYNLGRINYTENQYRETKPKTLDIAYEKKTDSIISNNYKTIAPKEIGLEHQLFFASNPKKNTSSNILKTDSTIYVVVNGNQIVKKDFRLKMRLEKDAIINNQVIPKNTAVYGFISFKPNRVIIDIENILHQPVKLKAFDFQDGSEGVYVENNFRADATSEVIEDAVDDINIAGVPQVTGVKKIFQRSNRQVKVTIVNNYKLILKPQL is encoded by the coding sequence ATGAAAATAGAAAAGAATAAAATCGTTTTTGGATCTGTATTAGCTGTTATTTTAATCTTTCTTATTTCCTATTCTGTTTTACTAATGGGAGATGATGAAAAGCAAAATGATAATCTTAAACAGACCCAAGTACCAGAACTTGAACAAGAACAGGAAAATTACACATCAAAGTTAAAAGCTATTGACGACCTGAAAGAAGTACGCGAAACCAATGCTCCTAGCATTTATGATGAAAAACTAATAGATTCATTAGGTTTTTATGACCCAGACTTATTGGAGAAGGACAAAATACGTATTGTTGATAGCATTTATAATTTGGGAAGGATAAACTATACTGAAAACCAATATCGAGAAACAAAGCCAAAAACTTTAGATATAGCTTACGAAAAGAAAACCGATTCTATAATTTCGAATAACTACAAAACCATAGCCCCAAAAGAAATTGGATTAGAGCATCAACTATTCTTTGCATCTAATCCTAAAAAGAATACAAGTTCAAATATTTTAAAAACAGATTCCACGATATATGTTGTAGTGAACGGAAACCAAATAGTCAAGAAAGATTTTCGTTTAAAAATGCGTTTGGAAAAAGATGCTATCATCAATAACCAAGTTATTCCAAAGAACACCGCTGTTTATGGCTTCATTAGTTTTAAACCTAATAGAGTAATAATAGACATTGAAAATATATTGCATCAACCCGTAAAATTAAAGGCATTCGACTTTCAAGATGGCAGTGAGGGCGTTTATGTAGAAAACAATTTTAGGGCTGATGCTACAAGCGAAGTTATTGAAGATGCTGTTGACGATATTAACATTGCCGGAGTGCCTCAAGTTACGGGTGTAAAAAAAATATTCCAACGTAGTAATCGGCAAGTAAAAGTTACCATAGTTAATAACTACAAACTCATTTTAAAACCACAATTATAA